The following are encoded together in the Peromyscus maniculatus bairdii isolate BWxNUB_F1_BW_parent chromosome 22, HU_Pman_BW_mat_3.1, whole genome shotgun sequence genome:
- the Misp gene encoding mitotic interactor and substrate of PLK1, with translation MDRVTRYPLFSNPHSARATSLVLDENTSYTVELVGVGPEASWSQDDLQAWSDEYQARPDVKRTSVSSTTRVFRSQLPPRSLYLEDEDEEMKAYYLDETSAALCSQPRDLKAERSVIHSQAIRKGSTEPRPAGQPRPTSTEEILVDTEQIDFLAARQQFLSLEKANTNPVTWSPTGRETFAGAPPGVSQVPKASTRPRLANGYTIPVTTSPVKEVTLEKTVRVSPAGSIRAANDPGRWTRAESPETPRETPIEREIRLAQEREAELREQRGLGRAAGHQDLVQIPSRPLLSKVSLTEPPARRDRGRPSLYVQRDMVQETQREEDHRREGLQVGRASTPDWLSQDPQPGLQRSLSSDCILSPDARATDPPPEARKVNRIPLDAYQPYLGPGTPKLEFSAFGVYSKPNGVSTENTKAVAFQKATESPKHVSECSKRSPSSKQERSKPPEKPLRANVGTVRLENFRLRPLRFGVPDVPQKAETSHSWGWEVAGGPALRLQKSQSSDLLEREVESVLRREREVAEERRNAFFPEVFSPVQDQDEQDSRSSSRASGITGSYSVSESPLFTPIQLHSGLVWKVQAPEDGAPGQKTKREAWYAGINPSDSVNSEVLGATRVTRHKNVLAERWEARIYASEDED, from the exons ATGGATCGCGTGACCAGATACCCGCTCTTCAGCAACCCCCACTCGGCACGTGCCACCAGCTTGGTGCTGGACGAAAACACCAGCTACACCGTCGAGCTGGTGGGCGTCGGGCCCGAGGCCAGCTGGAGCCAGGATGACCTGCAGGCCTGGTCCGATGAGTACCAGGCCAGGCCAGACGTGAAGAGAACAAGTGTGAGCTCCACCACACGAGTCTTCCGCAGCCAGCTGCCCCCGAGGTCACTGTACctggaggatgaggatgaagagATGAAGGCATACTACCTGGACGAAACCAGCGCTGCCCTCTGCAGCCAGCCCAGGGACCTGAAGGCTGAGCGCTCCGTCATCCACAGCCAGGCAATCAGGAAGGGCAGCACAGAGCCCAGGCCGGCTGGCCAGCCCCGGCCCACGTCCACTGAGGAGATCTTGGTGGACACAGAGCAAATTGATTTCCTGGCCGCTCGACAGCAATTCCTGAGTTTGGAGAAGGCGAACACGAACCCAGTCACTTGGAGTCCCACAGGCAGGGAGACCTTTGCGGGTGCCCCACCAGGGGTCAGCCAGGTCCCCAAAGCCTCCACCAGGCCCCGCCTAGCCAACGGCTACACCATTCCTGTGACCACGTCACCAGTGAAGGAGGTGACTTTGGAGAAGACTGTCCGAGTTTCCCCAGCTGGGTCCATCCGTGCAGCCAATGACCCAGGCCGCTGGACCCGAGCAGAGTCCCCTGAGACCCCCAGAGAGACGCCCATCGAAAGAGAGATCAGACTGGCCCAGGAGCGCGAGGCAGAGCTGCGGGAGCAGAGAGGGCTTGGGCGGGCGGCCGGGCATCAAGACCTGGTCCAGATTCCCAGCAGGCCACTGCTTAGCAAGGTGAGCCTAACGGAGCCGCCAGCGCGCAGGGACCGGGGCCGCCCGTCCCTCTACGTGCAGAGGGACATGGTGCAGGAGACACAGCGCGAAGAAGACCATCGTCGGGAGGGTCTGCAGGTGGGCAGGGCGTCCACACCCGACTGGCTCTCCCAGGACcctcagcctgggctccagagaaGCCTGAGCTCCGACTGCATCCTCAGCCCAGACGCCCGAGCCACAGACCCGCCTCCAGAGGCAAGAAAGGTCAACCGAATCCCACTGGATGCCTATCAGCCATATCTGGGCCCTGGGACCCCCAAACTAGAATTCTCAGCCTTTGGAGTATACAGCAAGCCAAATGGTGTCTCCACAGAGAACACCAAAGCCGTGGCCTTCCAGAAGGCCACAGAGTCTCCAAAGCATGTCTCAGAATGCTCTAAAAGGTCTCCGAGCTCAAAACAAGAGCGCTCAAAGCCCCCCGAGAAGCCCCTGCGTGCCAATGTGGGTACCGTGCGATTAGAGAATTTCCGCCTGCGCCCTCTGCGGTTCGGCGTCCCAGATGTCCCCCAGAAGGCTGAGACCTCCCACAgctggggctgggaggtggcCGGAGGCCCAGCGCTGAGGCTGCAGAAGTCCCAGTCTTCTGACCTGCTGGAAAGGGAGGTGGAGAGCGTGCTGCGGAGGGAGCGAGAGGTGGCCGAGGAGCGGAGGAATGCCTTCTTCCCAGAGGTGTTCTCCCCAGTGCAGGACCAGGATGAGCAAGACTCCCGGAGCTCCTCCAGGGCATCTG GCATCACCGGCAGCTACTCGGTGTCGGAATCACCGTTATTCACCCCCATCCAGCTGCATTCTGGCCTGGTGTGGAAGGTGCAGGCGCCCGAGGACGGTGCTCCGGGACAGAAGACGAAAAGGGAGGCGTGG TATGCAGGTATCAACCCTTCAGACAGCGTCAACTCAGAG GTCCTGGGAGCCACGCGGGTAACGAGGCACAAGAACGTCTTGGCGGAACGCTGGGAGGCACGCATCTATGCCAGCGAGGACGAAGACTGA